The Meriones unguiculatus strain TT.TT164.6M chromosome 14, Bangor_MerUng_6.1, whole genome shotgun sequence sequence GCTTGGTCTGGAAGATGATTTACCCATGGGTAGGAAGTCCACGATGTTGAGGGGCTTTGAGAGTGGCTCCCTTGCAGCTTAGAGGAAAAAGAACATGGGCCGAAAGCtaatggagagagagacagagacagagagaactttTTTCAggcatggtctcactgtgtagtcctggcttgcctggaactctatataccaggatgacctcaaactcacagaggcttgcctgcctctctctccttcctgagggctgggattaaaggtgagcaacACCACACCACCTGATAAAGATGTATTGGAGAGGTAAAGTCAGGTAAACTTGTTGGTTGAAGTTAGtaaggaagtgaaaaaaaaaatgagagttaAGGTTTCTGGCTTGTTTGAAAGAGGCATTATATAATATACTAAGAGATGAAATAGTTTAGGTTTGTGTTGTGTTTGTGTATTGAGCTATCTTATATTTGATGTATCAATCACTATGGGTCTAGATGTCAGTGATCTGTTCAAGGGATGATGAATTAAATattaagagcaaaaaaaaaaaaaaaaaaaaaaaaaagtgaacagcAGCATTCCAGGAGTTAGCAGAAGAGGAGGCAAACCCGTGTGGGCAGAGGGAGTAGACCCTGGAAActaagaaaaagggagaaatgggAAAGTGATGGGAAGAGCTGAAACTCAGGTTCACAGAAGCTAAATGTTTGTAAATGTCTGAGAGTTCAAATTAAAAACTGAACGCTGCCTCACTGTAGCCAAGAAGGGTAAAGTCAAAAATCAAAAATTGTTGAAGCaaaatttaaagcaaaatttgtaatgacttatttattttgttgagaaATTTGCCAATGAgaacatatttaaaacattttaagtttacaaatttttaattaaaagtttacaaatttttaaataaagtttacaATACTTATATAGATTGTTGCCAAccttaagcaaacaaacaaaaagcccataAAATAAAGATTGACAAGTGTATACTAAATAAAATGTCAGGGAGACCATCACACTTTAGTGCAAGGGGAAGAAAGACTAAATGATTAATGCAAAGCTCTCACTGCAGTGAATTGAGAAAAAAGCTTAAGAGAAATAGAGTATACAGTCAGTCAGTGCAGAGGTGGTAAGTGTTGGACAGGCTGCTAGTATCAGCAACGGAAGGCTGAACCTTCTTGCCCTGCTTTTACTTCTCAggatggaaagaggaagaagagatgggGTTGGGGTGAGACAAAATATGCTGGTTGTAGCTTCTTGTTGATAATTTGGAGGCAGAAGTTAGGAGTCTGAGTTTGATGGAGCACAGTAAGGTTTGAGTTGAGTCCTGCTCACAGGATTTGAGGGTTAGGGAAAAGATGTCTGCAAGCAGGCAACAGGGTTTCAGCAGGGCTTCTGTTGAGGAATAATAAGGAACTGAGCCTTCTCCTGTAGTACATGGGACAGTTCTGCTTTCCCAGCAGGGCAGGAAAGGATCAAGGGTTGAGAAGGGTCTTCAGTAGAGCTGGAAAGTTGGGTGTTCCCCATCCTGTCACAGGATCCCAGCCAGGACCAGAGCAGAAACCCTGACCCTCCACTTCTTCGTTCAGACAGGACTCATGGCAGCCATGGGTTACCTGGGAGGAGGTGGCATCAGATCTAGGCCTACTGGTACCAGTACTCCTTAGACTGTATCTTATTTATATTCATATCACCGAGGCAAGCCCACATAGCAAAAGTGCTCCAAGCTCACATTCGCCCTTCCCATAGCCTATAACAACATCCACCCTCTTTCCTCCAACACTTACATCAAAGAGTCCTGCCCCATGCTGCTGATAGAGCCTCGGATTGAGAAAGCCAAGAGGGGGTTGGCCATTGAGGATTCTGTGCTCATTTATCAGGGATAAAATTCCCCCAAACACTGGAGTAGAGGCCTACAAGATGAAGATTCAAGAATAGGTCAGGGTTTTAGAGGTATTAGATTTTTAAGGAATGATGCTTGCAAAGATCAGAAGTCTCTAAGGAGTCAGGGGTTCTGGGTGCAAGATTTTGTGGTAGGGGAGTGATGGTAGTTCCTGGGAAGAGGGTTTAGAGCCAAGCTGATTCTCACCGAGGTTCCAGACACCCATGGAATGGGGACTCTGTTGCTGACCACCCAGTAGCCATCAGAAAGTGCAGCAACATCTGGGTAGGCACGGCCACTAGCATTGAAGTAACTAGATGGTGGTAGATGAGAGCTGGACTTCAAGAACTGGGCCACTGCTTCCTCCTGAAGGACATTTCTGAGTGTGGGTATTGACCAGTAGCCTGCCATCAGGCTGCTGGAATGAGGGCACCCCCCTCACCCCATCTTCCACATatccacacaaacatgcacaaacCTGGTATGAAGGCCGCGGGAAAACATTGCTGAAGCCTCCACCACTGATATAGTCAACTACTTCATTTGTGACGAGGAACGGATTCTTGAAGGAGGTGCCTCCTACCGTAGTGACATAAGGGCTATGGAAAAGACAGTATTCAGATAGTGGGTGACTTCCAAGACGTGTGGAGGTGGGTGGGGTTGCTCTGGGACTTACAGGAAAAGGGAGTAAGACTGTGGAAGCCTGGATACAAGGTTTACTGAGATTGGAACCCCTCAAGACATAACTTGAGTTGACGGTGTATACTTTtctacatgaaaaacaaaacaaaaccaaaccctgaAACTAAAATGCCTAGAGACCAAGGAAGAGAAACACTGGTTGCCATATGCTGCTCAGAAGTCTTGCAGCCTGGGACATATAGGAAGAAAAGGGGTGAGTACAGCAACCAAAACAGGTAAAGCTGAAGGCTGGGCCATAGCAACACCTGGTCAACATCACAAGTGAAAGATTTGTGGGGTGTTTTACCTAGAAGCAGGAAAGCTAGGACGGAACTTGTGTCTTCCGGAGACAGACCAACACCCAGCTCCCGTGTCACCTGGGAGAGACATATTGCCAGTAATCCCTGTTAAAGCTCTGAGCTCCTACTATGAATCAGAAACCAGGCTGAAGGGTCAACCAGGGTAAAGTATTTAGGTTGGGTAGGTGCACAGTCTAAGTTTAGGGTGGAAGGTTACCTGAAGCAAAAAGTAGGGTGAGACCCCGAGCAGCAGCCTTCATGAACTCAGTGTTGACTCTCTGGATGTAGATGCTGCTGAGGGAATCTTCGTCATCTCCATAACTCACAGTATGTACATGTGGCAAGGCTGACTCATTGCTGAGAAGCAGGAGCCACTGTAGGAAGGGCTCCTGTGCCTCGTGCCGGCCTGGATTGTTTTAAAAGAAGGGGTATGGGTAGTCATTGGAGGATTGCTAGACTTCCCTTCAAGTTCATGGCAGCCCCTTGATGAAATGAAGCAGAGATCAGCAGCCAACTCCAACCCACACTCCCATCCCCCTTCATTCTCTTAGCAATACCGGGGCTACTGTAGACCCAAGTGGTGATGTTAGCACCAGCACTCATCAGGTATTCCACATCTAGACTGGCCTCGATCCCAGCTCGACCTCGCCCCTGTTTTCCAACCACTTTGGCTACTGATACGTGGTGTGCAAAATCGCCACCAAACAGGCGCATGAACTCGGTCAGGTCTGAGTTATGGAAGTACTGTTCCAGGAACTGCAGAAACATTCAAACCAGGGATCACAGATCAGAGTGAGGCCTAGGGCAGAAAGGCATTACAGATATTTTGAGGAGGGGCTTGGCTCACCTGGGCGCACGCCTGGCTATTGTTGGTAGTACCTGACCCCACATCTTGCACTGTCAGGTTGTAGCGCTGACGGAGCACAGATGGAGTCACTCCCAGGTGCAGGCCAACACTTTCTACCCCGCGTGGTTCTGGGCGTTGTCTCAGAGATGATGTAGGGGGAAAACGGTGCAGTCCCCCCACTGTGAAAATGGGTCAGGCGTAAGGAGGTCATACAGATACTACCACTCACTTTACTACTGGCGAACCCCTTGCCTCTTGTGGCATCTAAACTTCTTCAGCCCCCAGATCTGCCTTCCCCAACCTCCACCAGTCCCACTGGCTTACCAAAATCCACATGAGGGGCCAAAGCCTGGGGAAGCTGGTAGGGATGTGGGGACCTTACAACGtgggtctctgcaggtccccccaCATAGCGATGGAATTCAGCCCCAGGGAGCAGCAGCTCAGCCTGCCTGGAagtcagaaaacagaaagcaTGGAGGGGAGCAGAAGAGTCGGCCTGAGCCGCACTCTCCAGCCAGTCATCATCTCCTTATGCATTAGCTATACCCACAGGCGCTCAACTTCCTCCTTTTGGGGTATTTTTGTCTCCTTGGAGTGACAATTAACTCCATGGGGCAATCAGTACTTCTCACCAGACACTCAGCCAGCAAGTCAGAAAGTCCTGTGTGATCACTGAATGGCAGTCCCGGGCTCCAGCTGCTGAGAGCCACTTTTGGACAGTGCGGAGGGTGAGTTGTGATGGCTGGACCAGCTCAGCTACGTCCTTTAGGGTTAGGTACTTTCCTGTAGGGATTCAGAAGAGGATCTTGTCTCCATTTGTGCCTGTTTGAACCTCAATCAGTAGACATCAAGCCTTCCCAAGAACTGTGGAAGTGCTAGGCATACTGGGAATCTAAGGGGAGTAAAGACTGGAGAGACTTGGAATGTCATGGCCAGAAAATGTAGTACTACAATCACAAAAATTCAAGAAGGTTAATAAACTTTAACTGTACCAGTTTAAGCTTATCTTCAAAACTTTTTCCCAAACTTTTGGAGCCAATTATACAGAGCCTTCTAATTTAGCTCATCTTCATGCTTGTTGATTTTAAACAACATAATCGTGAGTCATTCTTTCCTGCATGCAAGGAGCTTCCTCAGTGATCTGagtatgcccctcccccaccttgagTTTCAGtctgcgcgcgcgcgcgcgcgcgcacacacacacacacacacacacacacacacacacaaacaccacactcTTGCCTCATCATGCAGGACTTTAAGCAGGGTAAGGATCCAATCCAACCTGACCATCAGAGAGAATGTTCTGGAACACAATGGGAAGTGCTCTGGAGAGGAGGGTGAAGGAGATAAAACTGCAAGCCAGTCAGGGTGCTGGGCAGTAGTCCAGGAGAGAATAAACAACTGAGTGGGTGAAAAGAGGGATGGCCAGAGTGGATTAACCCAAAGACATTAGGAGTTGAACAACTTCAGTATTGGAAAAGAGGAGGATGTGGGAGTAGATATGCCAGTGGGGAAAGGAATATGACTTGGTAATCACTTACACAAACTGAGTGCTATATCTCCACTTGGTAGCTGGCAAGTAGAAATCAAAATTTCAATCTAGATCTGACTATAAAACGTGTACTCTTAAACACATCTACCCCATTCCTACCCTTGTCTTACTGGAGGTTGAATCTAGGGTTTTGTACATGCCAGGTGAGCACCCTACCCAagccctaattttttttttttttaatcttggcaGTCTTGCTATactgcccaggcaggccttggatTCAAAATCCTCCTGTTTTAGCCCATGCAGCTAGGATTATTACCTCATGCCACTAGGACTGAAGAACTCAGGTGGaaaatttggggggggggcactACATAAAGTTAGCAGTTACTGCCATCTGTCTATCATAACAGAAACATGATCCTACATGATCATCACCAGGCAATGCCTGCCTGGTTCTGGCCTCCCACCACCTGCCCCCACTTCTGATAAGCACCATATCGAGGAGAGCTGGGATCCGATACAGCCTGCACCAGCTCCGAGAGTTTTTCCAGGTTCTGCTGTTTCAGCGCAAAAGTGAGACTCAGCTCTTCCTCAAGGTCCACGCGGCCCAGGGACACCCAGCCTGGGGGCAGCCTGCAGGGTCAGGGACAGGACTTGGTTAGGCCGTAGATGGGAAATCCAATTCATGAACGTTTGGGCTTAAGAGCAGAGGCTTCTGGTGGAACCCCAGATGCAGATAAGGATCCCATGAGGTAAAGGACAGGAGATTAAGCCGAGGGGGGGTGGCAAATAAGGTGTACAGTGGAGCCTGGCAGCAGCTGTGAGGGTGAGGAAGGCTAAGACCAAGTCAGTGGCTGCAGAGATTCCTACGGGGAAAGCACCAACCGCACTAAAGTAACTCACATCCACCGCTGGTCCGGCTCAGGGCTGTGAGCGCACTTGCCGGCGACGACGAGAGCAAGGAGCCCCAGGAGGCTGCAGAGACCGCAGGTGGGTTTCATCAGGAGCCGAACCATCAGTGTTCCCTCTACAACATGTTATTCTTCTAAAGTAGTCCCCTTCAGCCACCCGTCCTGCCGCCCACCTCAACTTCTCACCATGCTGGGAGTCCCATGTTGGCTTTCAGAGGATCTGTAGTCATGTGACAAGTCACATGAGCATGGTCTGGCACCGCCTCCATCTCCTTGCCTAGTAACTAGTGACGTTGCTGACTCCTCCCTCCCGAATGAGCCACTCTGCAAGCTGGGGCTGCTGCTAGGATTCCTGCACCATGCTGTGTTGAGCCTTAAGCACACGGGTCCTCATCTGCTGCTGAAGTCTGTCTCTCCAGGACTCACAAGGAGTGGGCTCTGAGGCCGATAGGTACTCTCCTGGCTGTACAACATTAGAAAAATTGGCTCTCAGAGCCTaggttttttttcatttaaaattcagTGACTGTTACGTAAAAGGAATTTGCCTCAAACTTGGGAGTAAAAATGTACACTGAGCTATTATAGCAAACAAACCATGGAGCCCAGGCTGAGCTGGCACAGACTCGACTTATTAATGTGGACATTTCGTGGTTCcaaggtgtgtgtgcatggatagGGTTGGGGAATCTCTTCCCTTACCTACTCTTGTAACCACCCCCATCTTTTTTCCAGACCTTCAGTCTTACAACCCTAGACTGCCCCCAACTCAGTCTTTCCAGGAAACCACTACATCTGAGGTCCTGCCCACAGTCGAGGGAAGAGCTGCAGAGAGCCCAAGGCTCGTGAGCTCCCAATGCCAGGAAACCACTGCAGCTGAGGTCCCGCCCACAGTCCAGGGAAGAGCTGCAGAGAGCCCGAGGCTTGTGAGCTCCCAGCCCTACTCCGGCTGCCCAGTGTGCTTCCTCCCTCTGGGCCTCCAAAAGTCCTGTGCCAGGTATCCACAGCACTATGCCAGGCGACTTCTGGTTACCCTGACAGAATAGAGCCAGAGGCTGGATACAAACTGCAGTTTATTAAGGCTCCAGAGTGAGAATTGGCACTTGTTctgggcaggggcaggggtgTCAGAGGAACCCAAAGAAGTTGGGCCCAAACAGGTTGGAGGGACCTCCCCCATCCCCCTACCCCCAATAAATAAAGTCTCAGCTCCATCAGGGTGCTGGTACAGGGCAGGAAGTCTTGGCTGAAGAGATCCAAGGCTGTTGCCTCATTTTTATTTCTCCACATACTGGATCTTGCCACAGGTCAGTGACCAAGAGACCCTCTGTGGTCCTAGTGCTGAGGAGACTGGGGTAAAATGTGGGACCTGTCCCAACTATAAGAGTTTGGGGTGGAGAGCCGGGGACTGGTGGTGGCCTCCCCATGGCCAGTCATGGTCCAAGGCTGCCCAGGGCAGGCTGAGAATGAGGCCTGCTTTGGGGACACTGGACGTGTCCCAGGTCGGAGCCCAGTTAGGGCCACAGCTAGATGCGCAGCTCTGTGTCGTCAGGCGGCTCCAGGCCAGACTCTGTGCTGAGTGCTGAAGCTGAGGGGCCCTGGGCTACCCCGAATGGTGAGACAACGGGGGAGCGAGCAGCCaaaggagagagtgagggtgAGAAGCTGGGGGACATGGCAGCTGAGGAGAGGGAGCCTTCATGGCTGATGGGGGAGCGGTGGGAGGCTGGTGGGAAGATGGCCCGGGCTGCAGCCATGCTTGCCGGCTTCGGGGGAACAGACTTGGCTCCCGGGTGGGCCACGGCAGTGATGAGGGGTGGTGGGTCGATGCGGGGAGCAGGAGGACATGGCCGAGCTTCATCTTTGAGCCGAGCAATCTCTGTGAAGACACTGGCCAGAGGCTGGAACTGAGGGCACCAGCTCAGCAGGTAGTCCCAGTTATAGCTGCCACGGAGCTCTTCCTCACCAGCCACAATGGCCGTCAGTGCGCCAGCTACACAGGGCTTTCCATCTGCTGGGAAGCCATAGTCCCCAGTGGGAGCAGGGCTCAGGCCACAGCCCCCCAGGAAGGCTGTGGCAGTAGCTGGGGGGCCCTCCTCCCGGTACAGAGTGGCTCCTGCTCCTGGCAGCAGCAACCCTGCCTTTCGGCCCTTATACCAGGTGTCAGGGGCAGGAGGCTCACAGGATGTGTCACTCAATCCGTCCGCATCCTGCTGAATGCCTGAGTCAGGGCCTCGGACAGCCAGTGAGGAGGCCACACTGGCCACACGGGGGAACTCGTTGATCATTCGGATCTCATCATCCTCCGCAGCCTCTGCTGAGCCTCGACCACTTGAATGTGAAGGGTCCAGGGAGCCACCTCGAGGGTAGGGTCCTCCAGCTCCTGGCCCACCATAGCTGGGGAGAGTCTGATGGTACAAGTGCTCAGAGGGTGGCGGACTTGGGGGTTCCCGGCCCAGCTTCTGTAAAGAGCTACTGGCTATGGGTGCTGCTTGTGACATCGGGCCAGGGGCTGCCTCAGCCTTGCGGTTCCGTGCCCGAACAAGGCCCAGGACCAGGGCTGCCAGGCCAAGTACCACCACAACCCCCAAAGAGGCTGCCACAGCCCCCACCAATAGCAAGTTGAGGTCAGGTGCCAGGCCTAGAGCAGTGTGGGTAATATCCACAGTCACGGGCACTGTGGCACTCCGGGATCCAGGCAGAGGCCCTCTCGCTACTACCTCTAGCCTTAACTCCCGAGGGGCTTCACGTCGGGTTCGGCCCCCACCCCCAGAGCTGGATGTTCCACTTCCTGGTGCCTGACTGTCCACGCGCAGGTACAAAGCACCTGTTGTCTGGTTGATAGCAAAATAGGGGGAAGAGGTAGTCAGAGAATAGAGCACCAGGCCATCGGCTCCTCcatcctcatctgtggcctgcaCATGGCCCAGGCTGTGGCCACGCTGGGCACCTTCCGGCACTTGGAAGTGGAAAGCTGGAGCCAGGAACACAGGGTCATATTCATCTTCCCCAGTAACCAGCACCGACACAGTGACAGAGGCTGAGAGATTCCCAGCATCAGCAGCGCCCACTAGCAGACGGAAGCTCCCCGTGTGCTCATAGTCGAAAGGTACCCGTGCCCGCAGCTCCCCTGTTGAGCTGTTCAGTGAAAATGCCTCACGACCCTCAGGCCCTGGCACTGCCTCCAGCAGGCTATACCGAAGCCTACCAAAGGTCCCAGCATCCCCGTCAACTGCATGCAGTGTGGTCACAAGCGTGCCTGGAGGCTGGTTCTCAGCAAGGCTGGTACTGAGCAGGTTCAATGGGAAGGCTGGACCATGGTCATTCACGTCCTGGACCTCAACTGTCACCGGTACCAAAGCAAAGTGTGTTCCAGAAGGGTCAGCTGCCTGCACCACGAGCTGGTGTCGAGCCTGGGTTTCACAGTCCAGGGGGCGGGCCAGTCGCAAAGCTCCCGAGTTCTCATCCAGCTCAAAGAGCCCCAAAGGGTCCCCTGAGCTGAGGGTGAAACGCACAAGGCCGTGAGGTCCAGGGTCAGCATCAGAGGCCTCCACATGCAATATCTCAGCCCCAACAGGCATGTCCTCAGGTACCGTCGCACGGTAGGATGCTCGGGTAAAGACAGGTGGGTTGTCATTGACATCCAGTACCGTGACAGTCACTGGCACAGCTGAACTCCGGGGAGGCTGTCCCCGATCAGCTGCGGCCACAGTTAGGTTGTACTGTGTCTGGCTTTCAAAGTCTAGAGGCTCAAGCAACACTAGGCAGCCCAAAGCCTGGGGACCTGGTCCGACCCCGTCCCCTGCCTCAGCCAGCCGGGGTTCCAGCTGGAAGACTCGGCCCCGGTTGCCACTGAGGATGCTGTAGTCCACGGTGGCATGGGTGCGGCTTCCATCAGCATCTGTGGCCTCCAGGGTGAGCAGGGTGGAACCAGGGGGCAGATCTTCAGACACAGCAACGCGGTAGTGTGCCAGCGTGAAGCTCGGGGCGTGGTCATTCTGGTCCTTCAGCTGCACGTGCACCGTGGCCCGTGCTGTCCGGCCTGGAGCCCCGTGGTCCCGAGCTTCCAGCACCACGTCCACCACGCCTGCCCCCTCGTGGCCCAGGGCCACAGCTCCTACTGTTGTGAACAGAGTTCCTGAGAtgagaagggaaagaaacaaGCATTCAGTAACCTTGTCACCTTGACAAGAGGAACTCTCCAGGGTCCAGGCAATGGCTTTGGGAGTCAGACTCATGGGAACTGTCCATGCGCTGGGACAGTATGTAATGTCTTCAGGTAGTCCACATTCAAGAAACAGCCTCTAGACATACACTGAGAGGGACCGTTATTAAAGATGAGGTGCCCTCCCTGGGTCAGAGTTCCAGGAATCAAGGCGTGACAAAGTAACCGATTTTAGAACTGAGTCGATGATAAAGGATCAGATTCTGGGAAAGACATACCATTGTTGCGGTCGACACTGAAGCCCTCAGCAGGGGAAGCCAGGTGGTAGGAGATGTGACCATTGGCACCCGAGTCTCTGTCAGTAGCAGAGACGGAGAGAATGGCACTGCCAGGAGGGGTGTGCTCCAACATCATTACCTGAAGAGTAACAGGAAGTATTTGTGGCCCagcttccctgcctccctcctgtcCCTCTCGCCTATGAGGTGAAGCTTGGTCCCATGAACTGTGCTTGCTGTCTGCCTTAGAACCATACTCCTTAGTCCTGGAATAAGATctgcccaccctctcccttctcaccGAAGGATGCAGAACTAGGATCCAGTTCACAGGACCTAGAAAGCCTAAAATGAGACACTCCCCACCCATTTCCAGATCAACCTCCACATCCAGACTAGTCCGCCCACTTCTACCTCTGTTCTATTGCTCCAACAGGAACAGCCCCAGGCCCAGGCATGGGGCCAACCAGAAAGAGTTGGTACCTGGTAGAGGCTCTGTGAAAAGGTAGGCGCATTATCATTGACATCTTCCACAAGCACTGTGAGGTTGGCATGGCCCTCGTGAGGCCCATCATGCGCCAGCAGCTGTAGGTGGTAATGGTCACACTGCTCAAAGTCCAGGGGGCCCGTGAGGGAGACACGTCCTCCATAGCGGCCAATACTGAAGGGATCCTGAGGCCCAGATGGGCTCAGCACATACCATAGCACTGGTCCAGAGTCCACATCATTCCCAGTTACCTGTGCAATCTCTGAGCCCAACAGTGCATCTGCAAAACACAGGAAAAGGTGACTGCAGAATTCTCCTCACCACAGGAGCCCTTTGTACCTCCCGTTTTACTCGGCCCTCACCTTCTGACACTCGGAGCTCCCAGGGCTGGGGGATGGTGGGGCGATTGTCATTGGTATCAATAACCATCACTGTCAGGGTAGCTGAGCCCACCAGGGCTGGGCTTCCTCTGTCTGTGGCCATCAGTACCAGCCTAGACATAGAGCATAGTCAGGGAGCAGGGCTTAGAGATAGGAGCGAACCCTGGGAAGGGCAAGGAAGATTCAGGACAAAGCTTGGCTTTGGAGGAATTTAAGGTGTGGCCTAGGGAGTGAGAGAAATGAAAGATAGGGCTTGAATCCCTACAGCCTCAAGATGGGGTCTTGGACCCACAGGTACCAAGCGTTTCTCACCGCGTCTCAGCCCAGATTTCCCGGTCCAGGATGGCTGTGGTAGTGATAGTGCCCGTGGCTGGGTCTACATGGAACAAGCCCCGGGCTGGCTGGGATGCAGCCAGACTGTAGGAGATCTGTCCTCCGGAGCCTTGGTCCAGGTCATCTGCTTCCACCTGGTGAGTGCAGAAGAGTGCTCACACTGGCTTGACCACAAACAGGTCTGACCAGCTCCACCCCTTATCATCCCATCACACTCCACACCTGCAGCAGAGGACCCTCCAAGGGTCGGGACTCCGGCAGGAAAGCCACATAGTGAGGCCGCAGGAAACGGGGAGCGTTGTCATTGGCATCTTGAAGGGTCAGGGTCAGCACCGAGAAGGCAAAGGCTCCTCCACTCTCTGCCTGTAGCACCAGCCGTAGCCGTGGGCTTGTCTCAAAGTCCAGCGCCTCTGCCAGGCGAACTGTGATGACTCCTGTGGGAG is a genomic window containing:
- the Tpp1 gene encoding tripeptidyl-peptidase 1 isoform X1, whose translation is MTTDPLKANMGLPACLLGLLALVVAGKCAHSPEPDQRWMLPPGWVSLGRVDLEEELSLTFALKQQNLEKLSELVQAVSDPSSPRYGKYLTLKDVAELVQPSQLTLRTVQKWLSAAGARDCHSVITQDFLTCWLSVWQAELLLPGAEFHRYVGGPAETHVVRSPHPYQLPQALAPHVDFVGGLHRFPPTSSLRQRPEPRGVESVGLHLGVTPSVLRQRYNLTVQDVGSGTTNNSQACAQFLEQYFHNSDLTEFMRLFGGDFAHHVSVAKVVGKQGRGRAGIEASLDVEYLMSAGANITTWVYSSPGRHEAQEPFLQWLLLLSNESALPHVHTVSYGDDEDSLSSIYIQRVNTEFMKAAARGLTLLFASGDTGAGCWSVSGRHKFRPSFPASSPYVTTVGGTSFKNPFLVTNEVVDYISGGGFSNVFPRPSYQEEAVAQFLKSSSHLPPSSYFNASGRAYPDVAALSDGYWVVSNRVPIPWVSGTSASTPVFGGILSLINEHRILNGQPPLGFLNPRLYQQHGAGLFDVTHGCHESCLNEEVEGQGFCSGPGWDPVTGWGTPNFPALLKTLLNP
- the Tpp1 gene encoding tripeptidyl-peptidase 1 isoform X2, yielding MEAVPDHAHVTCHMTTDPLKANMGLPACLLGLLALVVAGKCAHSPEPDQRWMLPPGWVSLGRVDLEEELSLTFALKQQNLEKLSELVQAVSDPSSPRYGKYLTLKDVAELVQPSQLTLRTVQKWLSAAGARDCHSVITQDFLTCWLSVWQAELLLPGAEFHRYVGGPAETHVVRSPHPYQLPQALAPHVDFVGGLHRFPPTSSLRQRPEPRGVESVGLHLGVTPSVLRQRYNLTVQDVGSGTTNNSQACAQFLEQYFHNSDLTEFMRLFGGDFAHHVSVAKVVGKQGRGRAGIEASLDVEYLMSAGANITTWVYSSPGRHEAQEPFLQWLLLLSNESALPHVHTVSYGDDEDSLSSIYIQRVNTEFMKAAARGLTLLFASGDTGAGCWSVSGRHKFRPSFPASSPYVTTVGGTSFKNPFLVTNEVVDYISGGGFSNVFPRPSYQEEAVAQFLKSSSHLPPSSYFNASGRAYPDVAALSDGYWVVSNRVPIPWVSGTSASTPVFGGILSLINEHRILNGQPPLGFLNPRLYQQHGAGLFDLSAHVLFPLSCKGATLKAPQHRGLPTHG